A single window of Pseudomonas lijiangensis DNA harbors:
- a CDS encoding PilZ domain-containing protein, protein MLRNRRIERHQLQDYLQVSNRHTGRSMGWLGNVSEEGLMLISDLPLLVGAIFDLRMKMPVNAEGQKVVDVKATCLWCNEDETPGNYNSGFTLNTVPEGYRDLADALRQYFCFYLVEASA, encoded by the coding sequence ATGCTAAGGAATCGAAGGATTGAACGTCACCAACTGCAGGATTATCTTCAAGTATCGAATCGACACACGGGCAGATCAATGGGTTGGCTGGGCAATGTATCCGAAGAGGGATTGATGCTCATCAGTGATCTACCCCTGCTGGTCGGCGCCATATTCGATTTGCGCATGAAGATGCCCGTTAACGCAGAAGGGCAAAAAGTAGTCGACGTAAAAGCCACTTGTCTGTGGTGTAACGAAGATGAAACACCTGGAAATTACAATTCGGGTTTTACATTGAATACGGTGCCTGAGGGCTATCGTGACCTTGCCGATGCACTGCGCCAATATTTCTGCTTCTACCTCGTAGAAGCTTCAGCCTGA
- a CDS encoding tetratricopeptide repeat protein → MRILTILVLLVAVSGCTRWAMNANLNEAYHAYERGDCDSVMLSLSKVERQSRERSYVWPEVSMLRGQCLERQKLYVDAVQTYQFLIAKYPSSEYAYRARARLDTLAQLGHNLAGQPAKPFPASK, encoded by the coding sequence ATGCGCATTCTAACGATTCTTGTATTACTGGTTGCTGTCAGCGGCTGTACCCGTTGGGCGATGAACGCCAACCTCAACGAGGCTTATCACGCTTATGAACGCGGCGATTGCGACAGTGTGATGCTGTCTTTGTCCAAGGTCGAGCGTCAGAGCCGCGAGCGCTCTTATGTGTGGCCTGAGGTGTCGATGTTGCGCGGGCAATGTCTGGAGCGCCAGAAGCTGTATGTCGATGCGGTGCAGACCTATCAGTTCCTGATTGCCAAATATCCATCAAGTGAATATGCCTACCGCGCACGCGCACGTCTCGATACCTTGGCCCAGCTGGGTCACAACCTCGCCGGACAGCCTGCCAAGCCTTTTCCTGCTTCAAAATGA